A window of Methanolobus sediminis contains these coding sequences:
- the cobM gene encoding precorrin-4 C(11)-methyltransferase, with amino-acid sequence MTDKKVYFVGSGPGNAKYITVMGKELLEGADLVIYAGSLVNPEVVNYCKGEKIDSYGLTLDETNQLIVDNLEAGKKVVRLHSGDPSLYGSIVEQIEELKKFDVEVEIIPGVSSVFATAAALKTQLTLNDVSETLIITRPAGKTLEKDQITELSRHGATMAVFLGTQKIEQIMEKVEYPDDTPVAVVFHASWPDQKIIKGTVADIASKVKEAGIKRSAMILIGGVVEPVEYGNFGRSYLYGVAQEPLS; translated from the coding sequence ATGACAGATAAAAAAGTCTATTTTGTAGGGTCCGGCCCGGGAAATGCAAAATACATTACCGTAATGGGCAAAGAGCTTCTTGAAGGGGCTGACCTTGTAATCTATGCAGGTTCCCTTGTAAATCCTGAAGTTGTCAATTACTGTAAAGGTGAAAAGATCGACAGTTACGGACTTACCCTTGATGAGACTAACCAGCTTATAGTTGACAATCTCGAAGCAGGTAAGAAGGTTGTAAGATTACACAGTGGCGACCCATCACTCTACGGTTCTATCGTAGAGCAGATCGAAGAACTCAAGAAGTTCGATGTAGAGGTTGAGATCATTCCTGGTGTGTCCTCAGTATTCGCAACAGCGGCAGCACTGAAGACCCAGCTTACACTGAACGATGTCTCAGAGACTCTTATTATAACACGTCCTGCAGGTAAGACACTTGAGAAGGACCAGATAACAGAGCTTTCAAGACATGGTGCAACAATGGCGGTTTTCCTGGGAACACAGAAGATCGAGCAGATCATGGAGAAAGTAGAATATCCGGACGACACTCCTGTGGCAGTTGTCTTCCATGCATCATGGCCTGACCAGAAGATCATTAAGGGCACTGTTGCAGACATTGCCAGTAAGGTCAAGGAAGCAGGCATTAAGCGCTCCGCAATGATCCTTATCGGTGGAGTTGTAGAGCCTGTGGAATATGGTAACTTCGGGAGGTCTTACTTATACGGAGTGGCACAAGAACCGCTGTCATAA
- a CDS encoding phosphoribosylanthranilate isomerase has product MKHLPRVKICGMKTAEDIELAVSCGADAVGFITEVPVNTPRKLDAQTAADLVRKVPFFVDSVLVIMPSSGQEALELIEKVRPDVVQLHNELSADEVAIIRNNTHQKMIRTFVVPVECRELPSEMMSEMDSLYESDLIDGILLDSGKAGSSGGTGLVHDWSVSRKVVENTEAPVILAGGLKPDNIRDAVSKVMPFAVDTASGVETDGKKDPAKVCRFIEEARCING; this is encoded by the coding sequence ATGAAGCATCTGCCCAGAGTTAAGATATGCGGAATGAAAACTGCCGAGGACATTGAACTGGCAGTAAGCTGCGGAGCCGATGCTGTAGGTTTCATCACAGAGGTTCCTGTGAACACCCCCAGGAAACTGGATGCTCAGACCGCCGCAGACCTTGTCAGGAAAGTGCCTTTTTTTGTGGACTCCGTGCTTGTGATAATGCCATCAAGCGGACAGGAAGCACTGGAACTAATTGAGAAGGTCAGGCCGGATGTAGTTCAGCTTCATAACGAGCTCAGCGCAGATGAAGTCGCGATCATACGTAACAACACACACCAGAAGATGATCAGGACATTTGTCGTGCCGGTGGAATGCAGGGAACTGCCATCTGAGATGATGTCAGAGATGGATTCCCTCTATGAGAGTGACCTGATAGACGGCATTCTCCTTGATTCCGGCAAGGCAGGATCAAGTGGTGGCACAGGACTTGTGCACGACTGGTCAGTAAGCAGAAAAGTAGTAGAGAACACGGAAGCTCCGGTGATACTTGCCGGAGGGCTTAAGCCTGACAATATTAGAGATGCGGTTAGCAAAGTAATGCCCTTTGCCGTGGATACCGCTTCCGGTGTGGAAACAGATGGAAAGAAAGACCCTGCAAAGGTATGCAGGTTTATAGAAGAAGCAAGGTGTATCAATGGTTGA
- the trpE gene encoding anthranilate synthase component I, giving the protein MVDFDLNKEDFKTLVENSQKPAIVQLMTKVDSICSPLQLYATLQNAGHSYLLESVEKEKRHARYSFVGYEPEMVVAIKDRYITIECQMNSELTKHIYNKLKAMGDVESLIGGKFRVKVNEGDDALAAFRKIYPTSTGTQMLNQKRFDRQTFLGGAIGYNSYDLVYDSWLDRDKKPDADVPDMHFAIMSKTFVFDHITNETYIVITPFVTESSDLNDVYEHAVSEAQLMERSLQMASVISISEDIPAADTEEPVANMDQAAYEEAVRIAKHHIIDGDIFQVVPSRRYTVKMKQTPLQLYIRLRNINPSPYMYIFNFKDIGIVGASPETLMTVFDRKVITNPIAGTCPRGNNDEEDRELAQEMLNDKKERAEHVMLVDLGRNDVRMVSKGGTVKVDDLMSVVKYSHLQHIESTVSGELRDECDQFDATRAIFPAGTLSGAPKIRAMEIIDDLEPESRGIYGGGVGYYSWNGDADFAIVIRTVLIKNNTAYVQAGAGIVADSDPTYEYKETERKMAAMIKAIGGKQ; this is encoded by the coding sequence ATGGTTGATTTTGATCTTAATAAAGAGGATTTCAAAACCCTCGTTGAAAATTCACAGAAGCCTGCCATAGTGCAGCTCATGACAAAAGTGGATAGCATTTGCAGCCCACTGCAACTCTATGCAACCCTGCAGAATGCAGGACACTCCTATCTGCTTGAATCAGTAGAGAAAGAAAAAAGACATGCAAGGTATTCATTCGTAGGTTACGAACCTGAAATGGTTGTAGCTATCAAGGACAGATACATTACAATTGAATGCCAGATGAACTCCGAACTTACAAAACACATCTACAACAAACTCAAGGCAATGGGAGATGTGGAATCACTTATAGGTGGTAAGTTCAGGGTAAAGGTCAACGAAGGTGACGATGCCCTTGCAGCTTTCAGGAAGATTTATCCTACAAGCACCGGAACTCAGATGTTGAACCAGAAGCGCTTTGACAGGCAGACATTCCTCGGCGGAGCTATCGGCTATAACAGCTACGATCTCGTTTATGATTCATGGTTAGACCGGGACAAGAAACCTGATGCCGATGTACCTGACATGCACTTTGCCATCATGTCAAAGACCTTTGTCTTCGACCACATAACAAATGAGACATACATTGTTATCACACCATTTGTAACTGAATCAAGTGACCTGAATGATGTTTATGAGCATGCTGTGTCTGAAGCTCAACTCATGGAAAGATCACTTCAGATGGCTTCAGTCATTAGCATCAGTGAGGACATTCCTGCAGCAGATACCGAGGAACCGGTTGCCAATATGGATCAGGCAGCCTATGAAGAAGCAGTGAGAATTGCAAAACACCACATCATTGATGGTGATATTTTCCAGGTAGTTCCTTCCCGCAGGTACACTGTGAAAATGAAGCAGACACCACTGCAACTCTACATCAGGCTCAGGAACATCAATCCAAGTCCTTACATGTACATTTTCAACTTCAAGGATATTGGCATCGTAGGTGCAAGTCCTGAAACCCTTATGACAGTCTTTGACAGGAAAGTTATCACAAACCCTATCGCAGGAACATGCCCCCGCGGCAATAATGACGAAGAGGACAGGGAACTGGCACAGGAGATGCTCAATGACAAGAAAGAGCGTGCAGAACATGTAATGCTTGTTGACCTTGGCCGCAATGATGTCAGAATGGTCTCAAAAGGCGGAACCGTCAAGGTTGATGACCTTATGAGCGTGGTGAAATACTCTCACTTACAGCACATCGAAAGTACCGTAAGTGGCGAGCTCAGGGATGAGTGTGACCAGTTTGATGCCACACGTGCCATATTCCCGGCAGGCACACTTTCAGGTGCTCCAAAAATAAGGGCTATGGAAATTATAGATGACCTTGAACCAGAGTCAAGAGGAATCTATGGCGGCGGTGTTGGTTACTATTCATGGAATGGTGACGCTGACTTTGCAATTGTCATAAGGACAGTTCTTATCAAGAACAACACAGCTTATGTGCAGGCAGGAGCCGGTATTGTAGCTGACTCTGACCCGACTTACGAATACAAAGAAACCGAAAGGAAAATGGCTGCAATGATAAAGGCCATAGGAGGAAAACAATGA
- a CDS encoding anthranilate synthase component II: MKVLFINNKDSFVWNLVDYVSIYEPDTMVVPNTISLEEVKEINPDAIVISPGPGTPHKAEDIGSCLDVIREFGPEKPVLGVCLGHQAINTAFGGTIGHAKGGPIHGKTSDINHEDTPLFEGLGDKFKGGRYHSLAIEKLADDLKVTAKTDDDIIMAVEHKEYPVYGLQFHPESILTEEGLWIIKNFLKIAEQRNRN, from the coding sequence ATGAAGGTATTGTTCATAAACAACAAGGATTCCTTTGTCTGGAATCTCGTGGACTATGTTTCCATATACGAACCTGATACCATGGTCGTTCCTAACACCATTTCCCTTGAAGAAGTAAAGGAAATTAACCCTGATGCTATCGTGATCTCCCCTGGTCCGGGCACACCTCATAAAGCAGAGGACATTGGATCATGTCTTGATGTTATCAGGGAATTCGGACCGGAAAAACCCGTGCTTGGAGTTTGTCTTGGACACCAGGCAATTAATACTGCATTCGGCGGAACCATCGGACATGCAAAGGGTGGCCCGATTCATGGAAAAACATCTGATATCAACCATGAGGACACTCCACTTTTTGAAGGACTTGGAGACAAGTTCAAAGGCGGAAGATATCATTCACTTGCCATTGAGAAACTGGCAGATGATCTAAAGGTCACTGCAAAGACAGATGATGACATAATCATGGCAGTTGAGCACAAGGAATATCCCGTATATGGCTTGCAGTTCCATCCGGAATCCATTCTTACTGAAGAAGGACTGTGGATAATCAAGAATTTCCTGAAAATCGCTGAGCAAAGGAACAGGAACTAA
- a CDS encoding metal-dependent transcriptional regulator: MKISEDAENILERMWVCINEEMSDSVDLSSFDLDGTSPEVIELLETGNILLSGTLATLSPEGDANGKTVVRRRRLAERLLVDVLNTKERHVRSSACEFEHILHRGIDENVCILLGHPRTCPHGKLIPEGECCIKAREDLEHVVAPLSALKNGQGGKIAYFDMREEHKMQKMLAMGVLPGVPVSLVQSYPSYVFDLNHTRYAVDTEIADSIYVRLEREQVSKNEYNGKLSVRA, encoded by the coding sequence ATGAAGATAAGTGAAGATGCAGAGAACATACTTGAAAGAATGTGGGTTTGCATCAATGAAGAAATGAGTGATTCGGTAGACCTCTCATCATTTGATCTGGATGGGACTTCACCGGAGGTTATTGAACTGCTTGAAACTGGCAACATACTGCTGTCCGGTACTCTTGCAACACTTTCGCCTGAAGGGGATGCCAACGGGAAGACTGTTGTCAGAAGGCGCAGGCTTGCAGAACGGCTTCTTGTTGACGTGCTGAACACAAAGGAAAGACATGTGCGCAGTTCTGCGTGTGAGTTCGAGCACATACTTCACAGGGGTATTGATGAGAATGTATGCATATTGCTTGGCCATCCTCGTACCTGCCCCCATGGGAAGTTGATACCTGAGGGTGAATGCTGTATAAAGGCCAGGGAGGATCTTGAACATGTTGTTGCTCCTCTTTCCGCACTGAAGAATGGTCAGGGCGGGAAGATCGCTTACTTTGATATGAGGGAGGAACACAAAATGCAGAAGATGCTTGCAATGGGTGTGCTTCCCGGCGTACCTGTGAGTCTTGTGCAATCATACCCTTCCTATGTCTTTGACCTGAACCATACAAGGTATGCCGTCGACACGGAAATAGCTGATAGTATATATGTAAGGTTAGAAAGGGAGCAGGTGAGTAAAAACGAGTATAATGGAAAATTAAGTGTAAGGGCATGA
- a CDS encoding cobalt-factor II C(20)-methyltransferase, which translates to MLVGVGLGPGDPELLTLKAVESLKNAYKVYVPGRMAADLVAPYAESEILDFPMLTDYEVLNDVWKKNADMIAEESKDNLVVFGLIGDPNFFSTFTHLKRVMKKFYPDVETATIPGISSITSFAAQTGAEVDSSFEVSDGSDSKYRIRLKASRPLEIIESYEKEGFNKFTFCERLFSDKEVIITERDQIPEKGNYFSIIYAQKE; encoded by the coding sequence ATGCTTGTAGGAGTAGGACTTGGTCCGGGTGATCCGGAGCTTCTGACATTGAAAGCTGTAGAAAGCCTGAAAAATGCATATAAGGTATACGTTCCTGGTCGAATGGCAGCCGACCTTGTGGCACCTTATGCAGAATCAGAGATTCTTGATTTCCCAATGCTGACTGATTATGAGGTACTCAATGATGTCTGGAAAAAGAATGCTGATATGATTGCAGAGGAATCAAAGGACAATCTGGTTGTCTTTGGTCTGATTGGCGATCCGAATTTCTTCTCAACCTTCACTCACTTAAAACGTGTGATGAAAAAATTCTATCCTGATGTTGAAACTGCAACAATTCCGGGAATCAGCTCAATCACATCATTCGCTGCACAGACCGGTGCTGAGGTTGACTCATCCTTTGAGGTAAGCGATGGTTCAGACAGCAAGTACAGGATAAGGCTCAAGGCAAGCAGGCCACTTGAAATAATTGAATCATATGAAAAGGAAGGCTTTAACAAGTTCACTTTCTGTGAGCGCCTTTTCAGTGACAAAGAAGTAATTATCACAGAAAGGGATCAGATTCCTGAAAAAGGAAACTATTTCAGTATAATCTATGCCCAGAAGGAATAA
- a CDS encoding cobyric acid synthase, translated as MENKKNAKKLLVLGTASDVGKSIMVTGLCRILSRKYNVAPFKAQNMSLNSWITKDGKEIGIAQAIQAKAAGVEPTADMNPVLLKPKGDRTSQVIVLGEPYADKSAGNYYDSIEEMHDVLRGALERLESEYDLIVMEGAGGAAEINLYDRDIVNVGTARITQAPIILVGDIESGGVFASLYGTKALLPEDVAKNLKGFVINKFRGDPAILEPGLKQLEDLTGVPVLGVLPYYKLKIPSEDSMAIRKKKKGREESEDINDIDIAVIRLPRISNFTDFEPLERIAKVRYVDLDENLGNPDCVIIPGTKNTVSDLLDLQSSGMDVQIKNLKDKAVIFGICGGYQMLGKVIHDSGVENGVEADYEGLGLLETETSFGEYKKKTIQVKKEIVADGPIFNHIKGDEIWGYEIHMGATKTPRTVFGDDGSIDESGTVVGTYLHGLFENENIRHALMIYLTEKKGVEYHPETVTTEDEAYEELARVVESCLDMEKIYELIEGQD; from the coding sequence ATGGAAAACAAGAAAAATGCAAAGAAATTACTGGTACTTGGCACTGCATCAGACGTCGGCAAGAGCATAATGGTCACGGGACTCTGCAGGATACTCTCCAGAAAATATAATGTTGCACCATTTAAGGCCCAGAATATGAGCCTGAATTCATGGATAACAAAAGATGGAAAGGAAATTGGAATTGCCCAGGCCATCCAGGCTAAAGCTGCCGGAGTCGAGCCCACAGCAGATATGAACCCGGTGCTTCTAAAACCAAAAGGGGACAGGACATCACAGGTCATCGTACTCGGGGAACCATATGCAGACAAATCCGCTGGAAATTACTACGATTCAATCGAGGAAATGCACGATGTATTAAGAGGCGCCCTTGAAAGACTTGAATCAGAATATGACCTCATAGTTATGGAAGGAGCAGGAGGAGCTGCAGAGATAAACCTCTACGACCGCGATATAGTCAACGTGGGAACTGCACGCATCACACAGGCACCAATCATCCTCGTAGGAGATATCGAATCAGGCGGAGTGTTTGCAAGCCTTTACGGTACAAAGGCACTGTTGCCTGAAGATGTCGCTAAGAATCTCAAAGGGTTTGTAATCAACAAATTCAGAGGCGACCCCGCAATTCTGGAACCAGGACTCAAGCAGCTTGAGGATCTCACCGGAGTTCCGGTTCTTGGAGTTCTTCCCTATTACAAGCTCAAGATCCCATCCGAAGACTCCATGGCAATCAGAAAGAAGAAAAAAGGACGTGAAGAAAGCGAAGATATCAATGACATCGATATCGCAGTGATCCGCCTGCCAAGGATATCAAATTTCACTGATTTCGAGCCACTTGAGAGAATAGCTAAAGTCAGATACGTAGACCTTGATGAAAATCTGGGGAACCCTGATTGTGTTATCATTCCGGGTACAAAGAACACAGTAAGTGACCTACTTGATCTACAATCCAGCGGTATGGATGTACAGATCAAGAACCTCAAAGACAAAGCAGTTATCTTTGGAATTTGCGGCGGTTACCAGATGCTTGGAAAAGTCATCCACGACTCAGGTGTTGAAAACGGAGTTGAGGCAGATTATGAAGGTCTTGGACTTCTTGAAACTGAAACATCATTCGGAGAATACAAGAAGAAAACCATCCAGGTCAAAAAGGAAATTGTTGCCGACGGACCTATATTCAACCACATTAAAGGTGATGAAATATGGGGATACGAGATCCATATGGGCGCCACAAAAACTCCAAGAACTGTTTTTGGTGATGACGGCAGCATCGATGAAAGCGGAACCGTAGTGGGCACATACCTACATGGGCTTTTCGAGAACGAAAACATCCGTCATGCCCTCATGATATATCTAACAGAAAAGAAAGGTGTGGAGTATCACCCTGAAACTGTGACCACAGAAGATGAGGCTTATGAGGAACTTGCCCGGGTAGTTGAAAGCTGCCTTGACATGGAAAAGATATACGAACTTATAGAAGGCCAGGATTAA
- a CDS encoding DUF1699 family protein — protein sequence MKIRVVSSKEEINNLGSNEEMIHLAFRPSNTDIFNLITKCPDVKALHIPSSYIRTISKSTQMFLEMKGIALIEGDVWGHRKDINEYSEVSESVYERFDQYRADGLSDEEIAAKMERELHMSTDLIRFLLKNRK from the coding sequence ATGAAAATAAGAGTTGTAAGTTCAAAAGAAGAAATCAATAACCTCGGTTCTAATGAAGAAATGATTCATCTTGCATTCAGACCATCAAACACAGACATATTCAACCTCATAACTAAATGCCCTGATGTGAAAGCACTCCACATACCAAGTTCCTATATAAGAACAATTTCCAAATCCACTCAGATGTTTTTGGAGATGAAAGGTATTGCATTGATCGAAGGTGATGTATGGGGTCACAGGAAAGACATCAATGAATACTCTGAAGTTTCAGAAAGTGTATATGAGCGCTTTGACCAGTACAGAGCAGATGGTCTTTCTGATGAAGAAATTGCAGCAAAGATGGAAAGAGAATTGCATATGAGCACAGATTTGATTAGGTTCTTGCTTAAAAACAGAAAGTAA
- the cbiT gene encoding precorrin-6Y C5,15-methyltransferase (decarboxylating) subunit CbiT — protein sequence MTELLHVSGGPTKPEIIAVSLSKLDLADGCRFFDIGCGTGAVSIEASKMVRDISICAIDAREEAISVTKKNFEAFKINNAQVFSGESSDILEKQEVGSIDCAFIGGTKNISRVLEVLAEKKAKSIVLNAVRIETVVNVINKMKELDLFEEALHIIVSRSAPITGETMFKPENPIYIVVGKSGKN from the coding sequence ATGACTGAACTTTTGCATGTAAGTGGCGGCCCCACAAAACCTGAAATAATCGCAGTTTCGTTATCTAAACTTGATTTAGCAGACGGTTGCAGATTTTTTGATATTGGTTGTGGTACAGGAGCCGTGTCAATAGAAGCTTCTAAAATGGTACGTGACATCAGTATATGCGCTATTGATGCAAGGGAAGAAGCCATTAGTGTGACGAAGAAAAATTTCGAAGCATTTAAGATTAACAATGCACAAGTGTTTTCCGGTGAATCATCCGATATCCTTGAAAAACAGGAAGTTGGTTCAATAGATTGTGCATTCATTGGTGGCACAAAGAATATTTCCCGTGTGCTTGAAGTGCTTGCCGAGAAAAAGGCAAAAAGCATTGTATTGAATGCGGTCAGGATTGAGACTGTCGTAAATGTAATAAACAAGATGAAAGAACTTGACTTATTCGAAGAGGCACTGCATATTATAGTGTCTCGCAGCGCCCCGATAACTGGCGAAACCATGTTCAAGCCGGAAAATCCGATATACATTGTTGTCGGCAAGTCCGGTAAAAATTGA
- the trpD gene encoding anthranilate phosphoribosyltransferase, whose amino-acid sequence MKDYIKKVSEKQDLSITEAEDAITKIFTEATDAQIGGLLIALKMKGETPDEIAGFATGMKKAANTIVPKVEGALVDVVGTGGDKRNTINISTASAIVTAATGVAVAKHGNRSITSLSGSADVLRELGIKVDKAPEEVTESIEKNGIGFMFAPIFHPAMKRVGPIRQEMGVRTVFNILGPLTNPANAKVQLVGVFDKSLCEPFAQVMKKLGVDRAMVVHGDGMDEISNFSETYVAELKGGNITTYTLTPEELGINRATPEDIAGGTPKENAIDIIRILKGEKGPKRDIIVMNSAAALYVAGKASSIKEAIPMVEEVLDSGKALAKLIEFSDDDNIQGVIDEASAQS is encoded by the coding sequence ATGAAGGACTACATCAAGAAGGTAAGTGAAAAGCAGGACCTCTCTATAACAGAAGCAGAGGATGCAATCACCAAAATATTCACAGAGGCCACAGACGCACAGATAGGCGGCCTCCTCATTGCCCTTAAAATGAAGGGAGAGACCCCGGATGAGATTGCGGGTTTTGCAACCGGTATGAAGAAAGCTGCAAACACAATTGTTCCTAAAGTTGAAGGTGCACTTGTGGATGTTGTGGGAACCGGCGGAGACAAACGCAACACGATCAATATCTCAACCGCCTCTGCAATCGTTACCGCAGCAACCGGTGTAGCTGTTGCAAAGCACGGTAACCGCTCCATAACTTCACTTTCCGGTAGTGCCGATGTCCTTAGAGAACTCGGGATAAAAGTGGACAAAGCACCTGAAGAAGTAACCGAATCCATAGAAAAGAACGGAATCGGATTCATGTTCGCACCAATCTTCCATCCTGCAATGAAAAGGGTCGGACCCATAAGACAGGAAATGGGAGTCAGGACAGTTTTCAACATTCTGGGACCACTCACCAACCCTGCAAACGCAAAAGTACAGCTTGTTGGAGTATTTGACAAGAGTCTCTGCGAGCCTTTTGCCCAGGTAATGAAAAAGCTTGGAGTTGACAGGGCAATGGTAGTTCACGGTGACGGCATGGATGAGATATCCAATTTCTCTGAAACTTACGTTGCTGAGCTAAAAGGCGGAAATATCACTACCTACACACTAACACCTGAAGAACTTGGAATCAACAGAGCAACTCCTGAGGATATTGCAGGCGGCACACCTAAGGAGAATGCAATAGATATCATAAGAATACTAAAGGGTGAGAAGGGTCCAAAGAGAGACATTATTGTAATGAACTCAGCAGCAGCCCTATATGTTGCCGGAAAAGCATCCTCTATCAAAGAAGCAATTCCTATGGTAGAGGAAGTTCTTGACAGCGGCAAAGCACTGGCGAAACTCATAGAATTCAGCGATGACGACAACATTCAGGGAGTCATAGATGAAGCATCTGCCCAGAGTTAA
- the feoB gene encoding ferrous iron transport protein B yields MLHILKKQSCCCVEDDTHSDLDRIILVGNPNVGKSVIFNHFSDSYAVVSNYPGTTVAVSKGKGLIGGKEYEIVDTPGMYSLQPITDEERVSQKYLFNSKPFVYLHVVDAKNLQRMLPLTLQLIEARVPLILVLNMMDEASVRGIRINESKLEKKLGIPVICTTSIKGEGLDRLEDTISSYSYQPAENNVKYSRGIDHAIGMISSLLGSEYAISKEAVAELLLLNDVVALEEVKKNNEDIEAIGKVTEGTEKEYSDPLNYVMTIERQEYVNEIVSSVMTENPMAGTGQESMRKESGHSFSERIDKLLIQPLTGIPILLLVLYFGLYKFVGGFAAGTVVDYLESTLFGEHINPWVIETFNSFVPYPVVQDLFVGEYGIFTQAVTYAIALIMPLVGAFFIVFSIIEDTGYLPRLAMLIDRAFKKMGMSGRAVIPMVLGFGCATMATMVTRTLETKREKVIASMLLALAIPCSAQLGVILGILSFSSKALAIWAVVIGFELMLIGYLSSLVIPGEKPSFFIEMPPLRLPKLSNVLVKTYSRMQWYFFEVLPLFVIASVLIWIGRLTGLFDIAVRIMGYPSQWIGLPAEAGLMFFYGFFRRDFGAAGLFDMYNAGMLTGVNIVVASITLTLFMPCIAQFLVTVKERGIKTAVAMATFIFPSAFAVGFIVNYLLTTFGVVL; encoded by the coding sequence ATGTTACATATTCTTAAAAAACAAAGTTGCTGTTGTGTTGAAGATGACACTCATAGTGATCTTGACAGGATAATCCTTGTAGGGAATCCCAATGTCGGTAAAAGCGTAATCTTCAATCATTTTTCAGACAGTTATGCAGTAGTTTCTAATTATCCGGGAACCACAGTAGCCGTGAGTAAGGGAAAGGGGCTGATCGGTGGAAAGGAGTATGAGATAGTCGACACTCCGGGTATGTATTCCCTGCAGCCGATAACCGACGAAGAACGGGTATCGCAGAAATATCTCTTCAACAGTAAACCTTTTGTTTACCTGCATGTGGTCGACGCCAAGAATCTTCAGCGCATGCTTCCTCTCACACTCCAGCTCATCGAGGCACGGGTTCCTCTCATACTTGTCCTCAATATGATGGATGAAGCTTCTGTTAGAGGTATCAGGATCAACGAATCAAAGCTTGAAAAGAAACTCGGGATTCCGGTCATATGTACAACTTCAATTAAAGGAGAAGGTCTGGACCGTCTTGAGGATACCATCTCATCTTACAGCTACCAGCCTGCTGAGAACAATGTAAAGTACAGCAGAGGAATAGATCATGCTATTGGCATGATATCCTCACTTCTCGGATCAGAGTATGCAATATCGAAGGAAGCGGTTGCAGAATTGCTTCTTCTTAATGACGTTGTCGCGCTTGAAGAGGTGAAAAAGAACAACGAGGACATTGAAGCTATTGGTAAGGTTACTGAAGGGACCGAAAAGGAGTATTCAGATCCTCTTAATTATGTAATGACAATAGAAAGGCAGGAATATGTCAACGAGATCGTCAGTTCTGTCATGACCGAGAATCCAATGGCAGGAACTGGCCAGGAAAGCATGCGCAAGGAATCCGGGCATTCTTTCAGTGAGCGCATAGACAAACTTCTCATACAGCCTTTGACCGGAATTCCGATATTGCTGTTGGTGCTGTACTTTGGCCTTTATAAGTTCGTGGGCGGTTTTGCAGCGGGCACTGTCGTGGATTATCTTGAAAGCACTTTGTTTGGTGAGCATATCAATCCCTGGGTTATTGAGACGTTCAATTCCTTTGTACCCTATCCTGTAGTACAGGACCTCTTTGTAGGGGAGTATGGAATATTCACCCAGGCGGTGACATACGCAATAGCACTTATCATGCCTCTTGTAGGGGCATTCTTTATAGTATTCTCCATTATCGAGGATACCGGATACCTGCCCCGACTTGCAATGCTTATTGACCGTGCATTCAAAAAAATGGGTATGAGCGGCAGGGCTGTAATCCCAATGGTACTTGGTTTCGGGTGTGCCACTATGGCGACCATGGTCACGCGTACTCTTGAGACAAAGAGGGAAAAGGTCATTGCGAGTATGCTCCTGGCGCTGGCAATTCCATGCTCTGCGCAGCTGGGTGTCATACTGGGTATTCTCTCGTTCAGCAGTAAAGCACTGGCAATATGGGCGGTTGTTATTGGCTTTGAACTTATGCTGATAGGTTACCTCTCATCACTTGTAATACCCGGGGAAAAGCCCAGCTTCTTCATTGAAATGCCTCCTCTCAGGCTTCCGAAACTCTCGAATGTTCTCGTAAAGACATATTCGAGGATGCAGTGGTATTTCTTTGAGGTCCTTCCTCTGTTTGTCATTGCAAGTGTATTGATATGGATCGGTAGACTCACCGGTTTGTTTGACATAGCGGTCAGGATCATGGGCTATCCCTCACAGTGGATAGGTCTCCCTGCTGAAGCAGGACTCATGTTCTTCTATGGTTTCTTCAGGAGGGATTTCGGTGCAGCCGGCCTGTTCGACATGTATAATGCAGGTATGCTGACCGGAGTTAACATTGTGGTCGCATCTATCACACTGACATTGTTCATGCCATGTATTGCACAGTTCCTTGTGACAGTAAAGGAAAGAGGTATCAAAACCGCTGTAGCAATGGCGACCTTCATCTTCCCAAGTGCCTTTGCGGTAGGGTTCATTGTGAACTACCTTCTTACAACATTCGGAGTGGTACTATGA